In Aequorivita sp. H23M31, a single window of DNA contains:
- a CDS encoding peptidylprolyl isomerase encodes MQDGIYAKITTEKGDILIKLTYKKTPGTVGNFVALAEGNLENKVKPQGTPYYDGLKFHRVIPDFMMQGGDPQGTGSGGPGYDFEDEFHPDLRHDSPGVLSMANSGPASNGSQFFITHVATPWLDDKHTIFGNVVEGQNVVDSVAQGDTMKKVEIIRVGEEAENWNAVEAFRRFTGEREQRIAQIKKQEEDEIRKVSEGFDRTDSGLLYKIIHKGSGKKAEKGKTVSVHYKGMLTDGTEFDSSYKRKQPIEFPLGRGQVIEGWDEGIQLLQVGDKARFVIPSHLAYGERGAGGVIPARATLIFDVELMDVR; translated from the coding sequence ATGCAAGACGGAATTTACGCAAAAATAACCACTGAGAAAGGTGATATCCTAATAAAGTTGACCTATAAAAAAACTCCAGGAACGGTTGGAAATTTTGTGGCACTGGCAGAAGGAAATTTGGAAAATAAAGTAAAACCACAAGGAACTCCTTATTACGATGGATTGAAATTCCACAGGGTAATCCCAGATTTTATGATGCAAGGTGGTGATCCACAAGGAACTGGGTCTGGCGGACCGGGATATGATTTTGAGGACGAGTTTCATCCAGATCTTCGTCACGATTCCCCAGGAGTGCTGTCTATGGCAAATTCGGGGCCTGCCAGTAATGGTAGTCAGTTCTTTATCACTCATGTTGCCACTCCTTGGCTTGATGACAAGCATACTATTTTTGGAAATGTTGTAGAAGGACAGAATGTTGTAGATTCCGTTGCTCAGGGAGATACAATGAAAAAAGTCGAAATTATCCGAGTAGGAGAGGAAGCCGAAAATTGGAATGCAGTTGAGGCCTTTAGAAGATTCACGGGAGAAAGAGAGCAACGTATTGCCCAAATTAAAAAGCAGGAAGAGGATGAAATAAGAAAAGTTTCTGAAGGTTTCGACAGAACAGATAGCGGGCTGCTTTATAAAATAATACATAAAGGAAGTGGTAAAAAAGCTGAAAAAGGAAAAACAGTTTCTGTGCATTACAAAGGGATGTTGACCGATGGAACTGAATTTGACTCTTCATATAAGAGAAAACAACCGATTGAGTTTCCGTTGGGCCGTGGACAGGTTATTGAAGGCTGGGACGAAGGTATCCAGTTATTGCAAGTTGGCGATAAAGCCCGTTTTGTAATCCCATCACATCTTGCCTACGGCGAGCGCGGTGCAGGTGGCGTAATCCCTGCGAGAGCTACTTTAATATTTGATGTGGAATTGATGGATGTTAGGTAA
- a CDS encoding thioredoxin family protein, which produces MARTESNMLPLGTIAPDFILLDTVSLNTISLKNVRGKKGTVVMFICNHCPYVKHVNDEIVRISNDYRVTGFGFVAISSNDVEKYPDDSPIEMWRTAQRVGYPFPYLYDKTQEVAKAYQAACTPDFYLFDAELKLVYRGQLDNSRPGNGIPVNGRDLREALDNILNNNPQRKDQKPSMGCNIKWREVNAEL; this is translated from the coding sequence ATGGCCAGAACTGAATCCAACATGCTTCCTTTAGGCACCATCGCTCCTGATTTTATTTTATTGGATACAGTGAGTTTGAACACTATCTCCCTAAAAAACGTGCGAGGAAAAAAAGGAACGGTAGTTATGTTTATTTGTAATCACTGCCCTTATGTAAAGCACGTCAATGATGAAATTGTGAGGATCAGCAATGATTATCGTGTTACTGGCTTCGGATTTGTTGCTATAAGCAGTAATGACGTAGAAAAATATCCCGACGATTCTCCTATCGAGATGTGGCGAACTGCCCAACGGGTTGGATATCCATTTCCTTATTTATATGATAAAACACAAGAGGTGGCAAAAGCATACCAAGCTGCCTGCACTCCGGATTTTTACTTATTTGACGCAGAATTAAAATTGGTTTATCGCGGCCAATTGGATAATTCCAGGCCCGGGAATGGCATTCCCGTTAATGGTCGCGATCTGCGGGAAGCCCTGGATAATATTCTGAACAACAATCCCCAGCGAAAGGATCAAAAACCGAGTATGGGTTGTAATATAAAATGGCGGGAGGTAAATGCAGAACTTTAA
- a CDS encoding ABC transporter ATP-binding protein, producing MSHILTISNLTKKFGSLTAVDNLSFTIEKGNVYGILGPNGSGKSTTLGIVLNVVNRTSGHFHWFDGNTTTHDALKKVGAIIEHPNFYPYMTARQNLQLVCQIKEVSEEKICEKLELVGLLDRKDSKFSTFSLGMKQRLAIASALLNDPEILILDEPTNGLDPQGIHQIREIIKKIAAQGTTILLASHLLDEVEKVCTHVVILRKGVSLYSGLVDGMNASQGFITMKSENMEELQQALTQNPAFGTLKRDGEYLIAYLNVPLDASEVNQFLFQKGIVLSYLTKRKESLEEQFLEITKQK from the coding sequence GTGTCCCATATACTGACCATTTCAAACCTTACCAAAAAGTTCGGGTCGTTGACCGCTGTAGATAACCTTTCTTTCACTATCGAAAAGGGAAATGTCTATGGTATTTTGGGCCCCAATGGCAGCGGAAAAAGTACAACTTTAGGAATTGTCCTGAATGTTGTTAACCGCACGTCTGGCCATTTTCACTGGTTCGATGGGAACACCACCACTCACGATGCACTCAAGAAGGTTGGAGCAATCATAGAACATCCCAATTTTTATCCCTACATGACGGCACGGCAAAACTTGCAACTGGTCTGCCAAATTAAAGAAGTTTCCGAAGAGAAAATTTGCGAAAAGCTAGAACTGGTGGGGCTATTAGACCGAAAAGACAGTAAGTTTAGCACGTTTTCTTTAGGAATGAAACAACGGTTGGCAATTGCTTCTGCACTACTAAATGATCCAGAAATATTAATACTGGATGAACCTACTAACGGACTCGATCCACAGGGAATCCATCAGATTCGGGAAATTATAAAAAAAATAGCAGCTCAGGGCACCACGATTCTTCTGGCTTCACACTTGCTGGATGAGGTAGAAAAGGTCTGTACCCACGTTGTTATTCTACGAAAAGGAGTAAGTCTCTATTCAGGATTGGTGGATGGAATGAATGCCAGCCAGGGATTTATAACAATGAAGAGCGAGAATATGGAGGAGCTTCAACAAGCATTGACGCAAAACCCTGCTTTTGGAACTTTAAAAAGAGATGGAGAATATCTAATAGCTTATCTAAATGTTCCATTGGATGCTTCCGAAGTAAACCAGTTTCTTTTTCAAAAAGGAATTGTACTTTCCTATCTCACAAAACGAAAGGAAAGTCTAGAAGAGCAATTTTTGGAAATTACCAAACAAAAATAA
- a CDS encoding ABC transporter permease: MLRLLTIELHKLRYNRAAKVISIVYFVLITFIALISSIEFNFGDFHFRVADQGIFNFPYIWHFNTYIAAILKLFLAIVIVSMVSNEYSYRTLKQNLIDGLSKKEFILSKFLTVLLFAAISTVFIFLVSLILGLMFSDYTEIGIIFSGLQYIGAYFLKLVAFFSFCLFLGILVKRSAFALGFLIVWQVIEWLVYGLLKWKIFKDTEIADHVATVFPLNSMANLIKEPFSRLGAIQSAANQLGEGFSKTYEVGYLNILIVLLWTAFFIYASYAILKRRDL; this comes from the coding sequence ATGCTGCGATTATTAACCATTGAACTGCACAAGCTTCGATATAACCGGGCCGCAAAAGTAATTTCCATTGTTTATTTTGTGCTCATTACATTTATTGCCTTAATATCCTCCATTGAGTTCAATTTTGGGGATTTCCACTTTCGAGTGGCCGATCAGGGAATTTTCAATTTTCCGTATATCTGGCATTTTAATACGTATATAGCAGCAATATTGAAGCTGTTTTTGGCAATAGTAATAGTTTCGATGGTGAGTAACGAGTACAGTTACCGTACATTAAAACAAAATTTAATCGACGGTCTTAGCAAAAAAGAGTTTATTCTTTCCAAATTTCTAACCGTCTTGCTCTTTGCTGCAATTTCAACGGTTTTCATTTTTCTGGTTTCGCTGATTCTGGGTCTAATGTTTTCCGATTACACCGAAATTGGAATAATCTTTAGTGGCTTACAATATATTGGAGCTTATTTCTTAAAGTTGGTAGCATTCTTCTCATTCTGTCTTTTTCTGGGAATTTTGGTAAAACGATCTGCTTTCGCCCTAGGGTTTTTAATTGTTTGGCAAGTAATTGAATGGCTTGTCTATGGTTTATTGAAATGGAAAATCTTTAAGGATACCGAGATTGCAGACCACGTTGCAACGGTTTTTCCACTTAATTCTATGGCAAATCTTATTAAAGAACCTTTTAGTAGATTGGGCGCAATACAATCTGCCGCTAATCAACTTGGGGAAGGTTTTTCCAAAACTTATGAGGTTGGTTATCTCAACATTTTAATCGTTCTGCTCTGGACGGCATTCTTTATTTATGCTTCTTATGCTATTCTAAAGAGAAGAGACCTTTAA
- a CDS encoding T9SS type B sorting domain-containing protein: MHFIKHYVLVVLLVICNFAFSQDITLYQQFNGNYDYTAFGNTLNITENGANSPCTILTSSSAALNLEPNQEVVAAFLYWAGSGPGDFDVTFNQVPISAERTFNLTYNQSGTDYIYFAAFAEVTQQVQNTGNGNYTLADLDLTDVIPAYCSPPGSGTNFGGWAVTVVYEDSTLPINQVNIFDGLESVNRNNQTLEITLNNLMVLDTEGAKIGFLAWEGDAEIAVNETLRINGYILSNPPLNPPNNAFNGTNSFTGSNTLYNMDIDFYPISGYINVGDTSATIQLTSGQDFVMINNIITVLNTELPDATISIDNTVGGTECNNRELTVDYTVYNLNSTALLPAPTPIAFYADNILVAQAATINDIPIDGQESGSVSFTVPAEIGADFILKAVVDDIGNGTGIVRELNEDNNEDEIAFHLLENPVINRLHDLEKCDIVGDEYFDLTEATSQIDPIYELSFHLSEEDAENNTNPILNPETFRNTENPQTIYIRVSNPDCFLIDSFTVTVLDCPLPDATISLDNLLGDMECGNRELTIDYTVYNLESLGILPAGTPIAFYADDLLIAQSATVTDIPIDGYEEGSITFTVPEEIGSDFILKIVVDDIGNGTGIIEELDETNNEDGIPVHLLINPIITGLKNLENCEVIDGDHFDLTESTSEIDPIYDLSFHLSEEDAENNVNSIPHPENFQNTENPQTIYVRVANPDCFLVDSFTVTVIFCPIPDATVDFPEINACRNRILLLPFTVYNLEATGPLPANVPIAFYADEIPLNLAYTKNSIPVGGSETNEVQLFLPDNLADTFTLTAIVNEDFNGNHTVEEIRMDNNSFSRQVSFESIPPIPNLPNLIKCDEGFNTATFDLTVQDNLVYSGSDGLVVYFTSLEDALENSNPISSPSDYKNVSDPQTIYVRFDNDICFATASFLLKTEKCAPFIPQGFSPNNDGINDVFEISNLLDVYPNFELEIYSRNGNLIHTGHNQDGFWDGVATKGLLFRGSLVPVGTYYYVLMLNDPNYPEPFIGWVYVNY, from the coding sequence ATGCACTTCATTAAGCATTATGTTCTCGTCGTCCTTCTGGTTATATGCAATTTTGCCTTTTCTCAGGACATAACCCTATACCAACAGTTCAATGGAAATTATGATTATACTGCTTTTGGGAACACGCTAAATATTACCGAAAACGGAGCTAATAGTCCTTGTACAATCTTGACGAGTAGTAGCGCAGCACTCAATTTGGAACCAAATCAGGAAGTGGTTGCTGCATTTTTGTATTGGGCCGGCTCGGGACCGGGTGATTTCGACGTCACTTTTAACCAAGTACCTATTTCCGCCGAACGGACCTTCAACCTAACTTACAATCAAAGTGGCACAGATTATATTTATTTTGCCGCATTTGCGGAGGTAACCCAGCAAGTTCAAAATACTGGAAATGGCAATTACACCCTAGCCGATCTAGATCTGACCGACGTTATCCCAGCCTATTGTAGTCCACCAGGTTCTGGAACCAATTTTGGGGGTTGGGCGGTAACAGTAGTTTATGAAGATTCGACATTGCCCATAAATCAGGTAAATATATTTGATGGCCTAGAAAGCGTAAATCGCAACAATCAGACGCTGGAAATCACCCTAAATAATCTCATGGTGCTCGATACCGAAGGTGCCAAAATCGGATTTCTAGCTTGGGAGGGCGATGCCGAAATAGCAGTTAATGAAACACTTAGAATAAACGGATATATTCTTAGCAATCCTCCATTAAATCCACCAAACAACGCCTTCAACGGTACAAATAGTTTTACGGGAAGCAATACGCTTTATAATATGGATATTGACTTTTATCCTATTTCCGGCTATATAAATGTAGGGGACACTTCTGCCACGATACAGCTGACAAGTGGCCAAGACTTCGTAATGATAAATAATATTATTACGGTTCTAAATACAGAATTGCCAGATGCCACCATCTCTATAGACAATACTGTTGGAGGAACCGAATGTAATAATCGAGAACTCACCGTAGATTATACCGTTTATAATCTTAACAGTACGGCACTTTTACCTGCTCCAACGCCTATCGCATTTTACGCAGATAATATCTTGGTTGCCCAGGCCGCTACAATTAATGACATTCCCATCGATGGTCAGGAAAGCGGATCTGTTTCATTTACGGTTCCTGCGGAAATTGGAGCAGATTTTATCCTTAAGGCCGTTGTAGATGATATAGGAAATGGAACTGGAATAGTCCGGGAATTAAATGAAGACAACAATGAAGATGAAATTGCCTTTCATTTACTTGAAAACCCTGTAATTAACAGACTTCACGATCTGGAGAAATGCGATATAGTGGGCGACGAATATTTTGATCTTACGGAGGCTACTTCCCAAATTGATCCGATTTATGAACTCAGTTTTCATCTTTCAGAAGAAGATGCGGAGAACAATACGAACCCAATACTTAATCCTGAAACTTTTCGGAATACTGAAAATCCACAAACCATCTATATCCGTGTATCAAACCCTGATTGTTTTTTGATAGACAGTTTTACTGTTACAGTTCTCGATTGCCCCCTGCCTGATGCCACGATTTCTTTGGACAATCTGCTTGGGGATATGGAATGTGGCAATCGTGAACTAACTATTGATTACACGGTTTACAACCTGGAAAGCCTGGGGATTTTACCGGCGGGCACTCCGATTGCATTTTATGCAGATGATCTTTTAATTGCTCAAAGTGCGACCGTTACGGATATTCCAATTGATGGCTATGAAGAAGGTTCAATAACTTTCACGGTTCCCGAAGAAATAGGAAGTGATTTTATATTAAAAATTGTTGTGGATGACATAGGAAATGGAACCGGGATAATCGAAGAGCTGGATGAAACCAATAACGAAGATGGAATCCCCGTTCATTTACTTATTAATCCGATTATCACCGGACTTAAAAATCTGGAGAATTGTGAAGTAATCGACGGGGATCATTTCGATCTTACCGAATCTACTTCCGAGATAGATCCCATTTACGACCTCAGCTTTCATCTTTCAGAGGAAGATGCGGAAAACAATGTTAATTCCATTCCCCATCCTGAAAATTTTCAGAATACCGAAAATCCGCAAACCATCTATGTTCGGGTGGCCAATCCTGATTGTTTTTTGGTGGACAGTTTTACCGTTACGGTAATTTTCTGTCCCATCCCGGATGCTACGGTCGATTTCCCTGAAATAAATGCCTGCCGAAATCGCATCCTGCTCTTGCCTTTTACAGTTTACAATCTGGAAGCCACCGGCCCATTGCCCGCAAATGTTCCTATTGCATTTTATGCCGATGAAATTCCGCTCAATCTTGCATACACCAAAAACAGCATTCCTGTTGGAGGAAGCGAAACAAATGAAGTGCAACTATTTCTGCCAGACAACTTGGCCGACACCTTCACGCTAACCGCAATTGTGAACGAGGATTTTAACGGCAACCATACGGTTGAAGAAATCAGGATGGACAACAATAGTTTTTCCCGACAAGTTTCTTTTGAAAGCATCCCTCCCATTCCCAACCTTCCAAATCTTATAAAGTGCGACGAAGGTTTTAATACGGCCACTTTTGATCTTACGGTCCAGGACAATTTGGTTTACAGTGGTTCGGATGGATTGGTTGTCTATTTTACGTCTTTGGAAGATGCCCTGGAAAATTCAAATCCCATCAGTTCGCCCTCCGATTACAAGAATGTGAGCGATCCACAGACTATTTATGTTCGATTTGACAATGATATTTGTTTTGCGACCGCGTCCTTTCTCTTAAAAACAGAAAAATGTGCTCCCTTTATTCCGCAGGGATTTTCTCCTAATAATGATGGAATAAATGATGTTTTCGAAATAAGTAATTTATTGGATGTATATCCAAATTTTGAACTGGAGATCTACTCCCGAAATGGCAACCTAATCCATACTGGGCATAACCAAGATGGCTTTTGGGATGGAGTGGCAACGAAAGGATTGCTCTTTAGGGGAAGCTTGGTTCCGGTGGGGACTTATTATTATGTTTTAATGCTTAATGACCCCAACTATCCCGAACCCTTTATCGGCTGGGTATATGTAAATTACTAA